The following are from one region of the Sandaracinus amylolyticus genome:
- a CDS encoding sterol desaturase family protein, with protein MILRLLGIPETPLNQFVFLTIAGLTLYFTLSGLSYLIFFVWGKERFHPTYTPDAKANRAAQKWGVIGTIGNVVLMMPFHILIASGHSRIYWDIGEYGWGWLAASFVLYLVFTETCIYWAHRWLHTDKGYHWLHKYHHEWRVTTSWVSMAFHPLDSFLQALPHHLFGFIFPLYGPIYLVMVSFVSVWSVMIHDRVSFVRFKWINYTGHHTLHHWYYDYNYGQFFTFWDRLMGTWKDPEAVEKSGELPEGVLR; from the coding sequence ATGATCCTGCGTCTGCTCGGCATTCCAGAGACTCCGCTCAACCAGTTCGTCTTCCTGACGATCGCGGGTCTCACGCTGTACTTCACGCTCTCGGGCCTCAGCTATCTGATCTTCTTCGTCTGGGGCAAGGAGCGCTTCCACCCGACGTACACGCCGGACGCGAAGGCCAATCGCGCCGCGCAGAAGTGGGGTGTCATCGGCACGATCGGCAACGTCGTGCTGATGATGCCGTTCCACATCCTCATCGCGAGCGGGCACAGCCGCATCTACTGGGACATCGGCGAGTACGGCTGGGGCTGGCTCGCCGCGAGCTTCGTCCTCTACCTCGTGTTCACCGAGACGTGCATCTACTGGGCACATCGCTGGCTGCACACGGACAAGGGCTATCACTGGCTCCACAAGTACCACCACGAGTGGCGCGTCACGACGTCGTGGGTGAGCATGGCGTTCCACCCGCTCGACTCGTTCCTGCAGGCGCTCCCGCATCACCTCTTCGGCTTCATCTTCCCGCTCTACGGGCCGATCTACCTGGTGATGGTGAGCTTCGTGTCGGTGTGGTCGGTGATGATCCACGACCGCGTGTCGTTCGTGCGGTTCAAGTGGATCAACTACACGGGCCACCACACGCTGCACCACTGGTACTACGACTACAACTACGGGCAGTTCTTCACGTTCTGGGACCGACTGATGGGAACGTGGAAGGACCCCGAGGCCGTGGAGAAGTCGGGCGAATTGCCCGAAGGCGTCCTGCGCTGA
- a CDS encoding phospholipase C translates to MRRALLPVVLSTTLFAACGDDDAAPTDAGVDAYREPYDAGPYERIPESEAAAGRESCTFTRGAMPWETIGAEHPIGGDIPIRHWFLLMQENRSFDHYFGTMPGVEGLPAEGATNPDTGGAPVSTFHQTEYCTSDTGHSWNAGHTQWNGGANDGFVRQNDPDGRRAMGWYDGSDLPFYWDLYRTFAMSDHHHCSMLGPTWVNREYSLSGTSFGLVSNDAIPRENLPAEGDHIIYQQLDRAGVSWRIYYETVPFVYGAYPHWALAPAQRVRIRSYDHFAADLASGDVAEVTYIDPSWDFAQGIDAHDEHPHADVQNGQAWIREIVTMIMASPIWRESAIILTYDEWGGFYDHVPPPEACPPGDHAPALGPSHAAGDFDRLGFRVPLVIVSPYSRPAHVSDRVTDLSSVVRLLQARYLLPAMSARDANAWPMLDMFDFSNAAFATPPQLAEAPIDEARLAACRAAFPED, encoded by the coding sequence ATGCGACGCGCGCTCCTTCCAGTCGTGCTCTCGACCACACTCTTCGCCGCGTGCGGCGACGACGATGCCGCGCCCACCGACGCCGGCGTCGACGCATACCGAGAGCCCTACGACGCCGGACCGTACGAGCGCATCCCCGAGAGCGAGGCCGCCGCAGGCCGCGAGTCGTGCACGTTCACGCGCGGCGCGATGCCCTGGGAGACGATCGGCGCGGAGCATCCGATCGGCGGCGACATCCCGATCCGCCATTGGTTCCTGCTGATGCAGGAGAACCGCTCGTTCGATCACTACTTCGGCACGATGCCCGGCGTCGAAGGCCTGCCCGCCGAAGGCGCGACGAACCCCGACACCGGCGGCGCGCCGGTCTCGACGTTCCACCAGACCGAGTACTGCACCAGCGACACCGGCCACAGCTGGAACGCGGGTCACACCCAGTGGAACGGCGGCGCGAACGACGGCTTCGTGCGCCAGAACGATCCCGACGGTCGACGCGCGATGGGCTGGTACGACGGCTCCGATCTGCCGTTCTACTGGGACCTCTACCGCACGTTCGCGATGAGCGATCACCACCACTGCTCGATGCTCGGGCCGACGTGGGTCAACCGCGAGTACTCCCTGAGCGGCACGTCGTTCGGTCTCGTCTCGAACGACGCCATCCCGCGCGAGAACCTCCCCGCGGAGGGCGATCACATCATCTACCAGCAGCTCGATCGCGCCGGCGTGTCGTGGCGCATCTACTACGAGACCGTGCCCTTCGTGTACGGCGCGTATCCGCACTGGGCGCTCGCACCGGCGCAGCGCGTGCGCATCCGCTCGTACGATCACTTCGCCGCCGATCTCGCGAGCGGCGACGTCGCCGAGGTCACGTACATCGATCCCTCGTGGGACTTCGCGCAGGGCATCGACGCGCACGACGAGCACCCGCACGCCGACGTGCAGAACGGCCAGGCGTGGATCCGCGAGATCGTCACGATGATCATGGCGAGCCCGATCTGGCGCGAGTCCGCGATCATCCTGACCTACGACGAGTGGGGCGGGTTCTACGATCACGTGCCTCCCCCCGAGGCGTGCCCGCCCGGCGATCACGCGCCCGCGCTCGGTCCCTCGCACGCCGCGGGCGACTTCGATCGCCTCGGGTTCCGCGTGCCGCTCGTCATCGTGAGCCCGTACTCGCGACCCGCGCACGTGTCCGATCGCGTCACCGATCTCTCGAGCGTCGTGCGCCTCCTGCAGGCGCGCTACCTGCTGCCCGCGATGAGCGCGCGCGACGCGAACGCGTGGCCGATGCTCGACATGTTCGACTTCTCGAACGCCGCCTTCGCGACGCCGCCCCAGCTCGCCGAGGCACCGATCGACGAGGCGCGTCTCGCGGCGTGTCGCGCCGCGTTCCCCGAGGACTGA
- a CDS encoding sigma-54-dependent Fis family transcriptional regulator: protein MTRLSLLVELASTLAREIDLDAWLASAAHALASAMSAERASIWLVDAEEGDLVTRVAVLPELPALRQRIGAGVVGTVARTGEVLRIDDASRDPRFDPSADRVTGFTTRSILAAPIREDASAPVRGVVQVLNAKSGAFDAEDAAYLDVLGRELGRALAMTTLRPDDASGPGLVLRGPFNRIVGRGAAMEAVYERVGLAAQTDATVLLRGETGTGKTLLARAIHVNSPRRDGPFVTVDCTTLPPQLVESELFGHERGAFTGADRRVRGRVEMASGGTLFLDEIGDLPPEIQGKLLRFVQDRVFERVGGRETLRADVRLLCATHHDLERAVEEGRFRRDLYYRIRVLEIEVPRLASRGPDEIERLARHFADLYAKRHGRPEPRFEEDALDALRAHAWPGNVRELEHWIESALVLAPDGAIRRSRFPAQRGGAEPKREARDAVVLAPNQKLDDAMREYVRATVQALGGNRSEAARRLGVSRNTIARAMRE from the coding sequence ATGACCCGGCTCTCGCTCCTCGTCGAGCTCGCGTCCACCCTCGCGCGCGAGATCGATCTCGACGCGTGGCTCGCGAGCGCCGCCCACGCGCTCGCGTCGGCGATGAGCGCGGAGCGCGCGTCGATCTGGCTGGTCGACGCGGAGGAGGGCGACCTCGTGACACGGGTCGCGGTGCTGCCCGAGTTGCCCGCGCTGCGGCAGCGCATCGGCGCGGGCGTGGTCGGCACGGTCGCGCGCACCGGCGAGGTGCTGCGCATCGACGACGCGTCGCGCGATCCGCGCTTCGATCCCAGCGCCGATCGCGTGACCGGGTTCACCACGCGATCGATCCTCGCCGCGCCGATCCGCGAGGACGCGAGCGCGCCGGTGCGCGGCGTGGTGCAGGTGCTCAACGCGAAGAGTGGTGCGTTCGACGCGGAGGACGCGGCGTACCTCGACGTGCTGGGGCGCGAGCTCGGTCGCGCGCTCGCGATGACCACGCTGCGGCCCGACGACGCGAGCGGGCCCGGGCTCGTGCTGCGCGGTCCGTTCAACCGGATCGTCGGCCGTGGTGCCGCGATGGAGGCGGTCTACGAGCGCGTGGGCCTCGCGGCGCAGACCGACGCGACCGTGCTGCTGCGCGGCGAGACCGGCACCGGCAAGACGCTGCTGGCGCGCGCGATCCACGTGAACTCGCCGCGGCGCGACGGGCCCTTCGTGACGGTCGACTGCACGACGCTGCCGCCCCAGCTGGTCGAGAGCGAGCTCTTCGGGCACGAGCGCGGGGCGTTCACCGGCGCCGATCGACGGGTGCGCGGGCGCGTGGAGATGGCGAGCGGAGGCACGCTCTTCCTCGACGAGATCGGCGATCTTCCGCCGGAGATCCAGGGGAAGTTGCTGCGCTTCGTGCAGGACCGCGTGTTCGAGCGCGTCGGTGGGCGCGAGACGCTGCGCGCCGACGTGCGCTTGCTCTGCGCCACCCACCACGACCTCGAGCGCGCGGTCGAGGAGGGGCGCTTCCGGCGCGACCTCTACTATCGAATTCGTGTGCTCGAGATCGAGGTGCCGCGCCTCGCGTCGCGCGGGCCCGACGAGATCGAGCGGCTCGCGCGTCACTTCGCGGATCTGTACGCGAAGCGGCACGGACGGCCCGAGCCGCGCTTCGAGGAGGACGCGCTCGACGCGCTGCGCGCGCACGCGTGGCCCGGCAACGTGCGCGAGCTCGAGCACTGGATCGAGAGCGCGCTGGTGCTCGCGCCGGATGGAGCAATTCGGCGCTCGAGGTTCCCCGCGCAGCGCGGGGGCGCGGAGCCGAAGCGCGAGGCGCGCGACGCCGTGGTGCTCGCGCCGAACCAGAAGCTCGACGACGCGATGCGCGAGTACGTGCGCGCGACGGTGCAGGCCCTCGGCGGCAATCGCAGCGAAGCTGCGCGCCGGCTCGGCGTCTCGCGGAACACCATCGCGCGCGCGATGCGGGAGTGA
- a CDS encoding MBL fold metallo-hydrolase, which translates to MGIDIRFWGVRGSIASPGPRTAGVGGNTSCVEVRCGDRVVVLDVGTGARGLGDRLAREGVEDVQVLLSHLHWDHIQGLPFFAPAWIPGRRVTMRGAPSTSTPGLSLEGSIAAQMMPPHFPVRLEDMRATIAFEEIALGRDVAIDDVIVRAARLAHPGGVLGWRIEHAGRSVVYATDTEHVVGGEPDATLVELARDADVLIYDAMDSDEEHATRIGWGHSTWSAGVAVADAARVGQLVLFHHDPQRDDDAVEAIERVAAERRHGTIAAREGMVIGLGGRSEARAA; encoded by the coding sequence ATGGGCATCGACATCCGGTTCTGGGGCGTGCGCGGGAGCATCGCATCGCCCGGCCCGCGCACTGCGGGCGTCGGCGGCAACACGAGCTGCGTCGAGGTGCGCTGCGGCGATCGTGTGGTCGTGCTCGACGTCGGCACGGGCGCGCGGGGGCTCGGCGATCGCCTCGCGCGCGAGGGCGTGGAGGACGTGCAGGTGCTGCTCTCGCATCTGCACTGGGATCACATCCAGGGGCTGCCCTTCTTCGCGCCGGCGTGGATCCCCGGGCGGCGCGTCACGATGCGCGGCGCGCCCTCGACGTCGACGCCGGGGCTCTCGCTCGAGGGCTCGATCGCCGCGCAGATGATGCCGCCGCACTTCCCGGTGCGGCTCGAGGACATGCGCGCGACCATCGCGTTCGAAGAGATCGCGCTCGGCCGCGACGTCGCGATCGACGACGTGATCGTGCGCGCGGCGCGGCTCGCGCATCCGGGTGGGGTGCTCGGGTGGCGCATCGAGCACGCGGGGCGGAGCGTGGTGTACGCGACCGACACCGAGCACGTCGTGGGCGGCGAGCCCGACGCGACGCTGGTGGAGCTCGCGCGCGATGCCGACGTGCTGATCTACGACGCGATGGACAGCGACGAGGAGCACGCGACGCGCATCGGGTGGGGCCACTCGACGTGGAGCGCGGGCGTCGCGGTGGCGGACGCGGCGCGCGTGGGGCAGCTCGTGCTGTTCCACCACGATCCGCAGCGCGACGACGACGCGGTGGAGGCGATCGAGCGCGTCGCGGCGGAGCGGCGCCACGGCACGATCGCGGCGCGCGAGGGCATGGTGATCGGCCTCGGAGGGAGGAGCGAGGCGAGGGCGGCGTGA